A section of the Metabacillus endolithicus genome encodes:
- a CDS encoding anti-sigma regulatory factor: MENQSCVKIVTEWDIVAARQLGRNVAKELGFGTVDQARITTAISELARNIYLYAGQGEMRIERINDLGKSGLKITAIDNGPGIPDIRKVMEDGFSTSGGLGAGLPGVKRLMDEFDISSTVGEGTDIQAVKWLR, encoded by the coding sequence ATGGAAAACCAATCCTGTGTTAAAATTGTCACCGAATGGGACATTGTAGCAGCCCGCCAACTTGGTCGGAATGTTGCAAAAGAGCTTGGCTTCGGTACAGTGGATCAAGCGAGAATTACTACTGCTATATCCGAACTAGCTCGTAATATATATCTATATGCAGGGCAAGGGGAGATGCGTATTGAACGCATTAATGACCTTGGAAAAAGTGGTTTGAAAATAACAGCCATTGATAATGGACCGGGAATTCCTGATATTCGAAAAGTGATGGAAGACGGGTTTTCTACTTCTGGAGGTTTGGGTGCAGGTTTGCCGGGAGTCAAACGTCTAATGGATGAATTTGATATTTCTTCCACAGTAGGTGAAGGAACAGATATTCAGGCGGTGAAATGGCTTCGGTAG
- the rsbW gene encoding anti-sigma B factor RsbW: protein MKQLVDYIEMKVPAKPEYVGIIRLTLSGIASRMGYSYDDIEDLKIATSEACTNAVQHAYKNNEEGEVVVGFGLYEDRLEVMIADNGKSFDFEKTKDELGPYSASSPVDQLPEGGLGLYLMETLMDEVRVHVNAGVTVFMIKYLSGERIDHGTTISKYEAN, encoded by the coding sequence ATGAAGCAATTAGTAGATTATATAGAGATGAAGGTTCCAGCCAAACCAGAATATGTAGGTATCATTCGTTTAACCCTCTCTGGGATTGCTAGTAGAATGGGATATTCATATGATGATATTGAAGATTTGAAGATTGCTACAAGTGAAGCTTGTACAAATGCTGTTCAGCATGCATATAAGAACAATGAAGAGGGCGAAGTGGTCGTTGGATTTGGTTTATATGAAGATCGCTTAGAAGTAATGATTGCTGATAATGGCAAAAGCTTTGATTTTGAGAAAACTAAAGATGAACTTGGTCCTTATTCTGCTTCAAGTCCAGTAGACCAACTTCCCGAAGGAGGTTTAGGTCTCTATTTGATGGAAACGCTCATGGATGAAGTCCGTGTCCATGTTAACGCTGGGGTAACGGTCTTCATGATCAAGTATTTAAGCGGGGAGCGAATAGATCATGGCACAACCATCTCAAAATATGAAGCTAACTAA
- a CDS encoding STAS domain-containing protein: protein MNARIPILKLHNCLLISIQWELDDQTALQFQEDLLHKIHETGANGVVIDLTSVDVIDSFIAKVLGDVISMSKLMGAKVVLTGIQPAVAITLIELGIQLEDVQTALDLEKGLETLQRELGE, encoded by the coding sequence ATGAATGCTAGAATACCAATCTTAAAGCTTCATAATTGTTTGCTTATCTCAATTCAGTGGGAGTTAGATGACCAAACTGCTCTACAATTTCAGGAAGATCTTCTTCATAAAATTCATGAGACAGGTGCAAATGGGGTTGTTATTGATTTAACGTCAGTTGATGTTATTGATTCTTTCATCGCAAAGGTCCTGGGTGACGTAATTAGTATGTCGAAGCTTATGGGAGCAAAAGTTGTATTAACAGGAATACAGCCTGCTGTTGCCATTACATTAATTGAGTTAGGCATCCAGCTTGAGGATGTACAAACAGCTTTAGACCTAGAAAAAGGGCTTGAAACATTACAGCGGGAGTTGGGGGAGTAA
- a CDS encoding anti-sigma factor antagonist codes for MNLKVEINKLGEQAIVSVAGEIDAYTAPKLREAIIPLAEEPNPNITINLKNVSYMDSTGLGVFVGLLKSVRKNGGQLNLVELSDRLERLFSITGLSDIIDISSKSEGGVQ; via the coding sequence GTGAATTTAAAAGTAGAAATAAATAAACTTGGAGAACAAGCGATTGTCTCCGTCGCAGGTGAAATTGATGCTTATACAGCACCTAAGTTAAGAGAAGCCATCATACCATTAGCGGAAGAGCCGAATCCTAATATTACAATTAATTTAAAAAATGTATCTTATATGGATAGTACGGGTTTAGGTGTGTTTGTTGGTTTGTTGAAAAGCGTAAGAAAAAACGGTGGGCAGTTAAATTTAGTAGAATTATCAGATCGTCTGGAGCGCTTATTTAGTATAACTGGACTAAGTGACATCATTGATATATCTTCAAAATCAGAGGGTGGGGTACAATGA